The following are encoded together in the Methanobrevibacter sp. genome:
- a CDS encoding DUF788 domain-containing protein — MDSQKSLCIILLVLSTIAILACLVINLEAWIVYAVAIFCIPLWVLSLGLLTMAKPAPEDEEERVKEPFTGY; from the coding sequence ATGGATAGTCAAAAGAGTTTATGTATTATATTATTGGTGTTATCAACAATAGCTATTCTTGCTTGTTTAGTTATAAACCTTGAAGCATGGATTGTTTATGCTGTGGCTATATTTTGTATTCCTTTATGGGTATTGTCTTTAGGTTTATTGACAATGGCTAAACCGGCCCCTGAAGATGAAGAAGAGAGGGTGAAAGAACCATTTACTGGGTATTAG
- a CDS encoding 4Fe-4S binding protein, translating into MSSLMWYIYDFARKAWADAFTNAHTSSEIAEKPERFRDFPKVNKEYCIGCGACTVSCPSPNAIKIVRDEDSEEGEGLTYPVINPGACIRCGFCAEVCPTDPKTLECGLNHLILPEFNIIPSKRQFIVDDYLCIKCKKCMKQCPVGAIEIVNDKLQVDQLKCISCGECLDVCPVNGAMKGVFVENLQAQKDLILLCVNYLEDYINDKEEDLRSLQSDGLLQYDVPISEIWDEALKIIPDEEIALEIITNAVNRLKIRVIDWNKDECKKCQLCIPDCPTKCISFDEKEDTIVRDKDRCLRCSICYQTCPFSVIKYFIAKFSLVDGKNIHATVKASNLNEGIFME; encoded by the coding sequence ATGTCATCATTAATGTGGTATATTTACGACTTTGCAAGAAAGGCATGGGCAGATGCATTTACTAATGCACACACTTCATCTGAAATAGCGGAAAAGCCAGAAAGGTTTAGGGATTTCCCTAAAGTCAACAAAGAATATTGTATTGGATGCGGGGCTTGTACAGTTTCATGTCCGTCTCCAAATGCAATAAAGATTGTTCGTGATGAAGACAGCGAAGAAGGGGAAGGTTTAACATATCCGGTGATCAATCCTGGTGCATGTATTCGTTGTGGTTTTTGTGCTGAGGTATGTCCGACTGATCCTAAGACATTGGAATGTGGCTTAAATCATTTGATTTTACCTGAATTTAATATCATACCGTCAAAAAGGCAGTTCATTGTTGATGATTATTTGTGCATCAAATGTAAAAAATGCATGAAACAATGTCCTGTTGGTGCAATTGAAATTGTAAATGACAAGCTCCAAGTGGATCAGCTTAAGTGCATCTCCTGCGGGGAATGTTTGGATGTTTGTCCGGTAAATGGTGCAATGAAGGGAGTATTTGTTGAGAATTTGCAGGCGCAAAAGGATTTGATTCTATTATGCGTAAATTATCTTGAAGATTACATTAATGATAAGGAAGAAGATTTAAGGTCATTGCAGAGTGACGGTTTATTGCAATATGATGTTCCTATTTCAGAAATATGGGATGAGGCATTGAAAATAATCCCTGATGAGGAAATCGCTTTAGAAATTATCACTAATGCAGTCAATAGGCTTAAAATCAGGGTTATTGATTGGAATAAGGATGAATGTAAGAAATGTCAATTGTGTATTCCTGATTGTCCTACAAAATGCATTTCTTTCGATGAAAAAGAAGATACGATAGTGAGAGATAAAGATAGGTGTCTGCGTTGCAGCATATGTTATCAAACATGTCCATTTTCAGTTATTAAATATTTCATAGCTAAATTTTCACTTGTTGATGGTAAAAATATCCATGCAACTGTAAAGGCATCTAATTTAAATGAGGGCATTTTTATGGAGTGA
- a CDS encoding NADH-quinone oxidoreductase subunit B family protein — protein MLNAIRDVVRKSSIHVCIVNCGGCNGCDVECVALLSPRYDLEQYGIYVHNNPREADVLLLTGAVTEQWVDNLKRVYDKAPEPKIAVAVGNCPQSGDVFAQEGGHVHAPASDFIPVAAAIPGCPPRPSEILEAILAVGPQAIADRGREMK, from the coding sequence ATGTTAAATGCTATTAGGGATGTTGTGAGAAAAAGCTCAATCCATGTTTGCATTGTAAATTGTGGGGGGTGCAATGGATGCGATGTTGAATGCGTTGCATTATTGTCTCCTAGATACGATTTGGAGCAGTATGGTATTTATGTTCACAATAATCCTCGTGAAGCTGATGTCCTGTTGCTAACCGGTGCCGTTACCGAGCAATGGGTCGATAATTTAAAAAGAGTTTATGACAAAGCTCCTGAACCAAAAATAGCAGTGGCGGTAGGAAACTGCCCGCAATCTGGTGATGTATTTGCACAGGAAGGTGGGCATGTGCATGCTCCGGCATCCGATTTTATTCCGGTTGCAGCGGCCATTCCTGGATGTCCGCCAAGGCCTAGTGAAATATTGGAAGCTATTTTGGCTGTAGGTCCACAGGCTATTGCTGATAGGGGGAGGGAGATGAAATGA
- a CDS encoding EhaG family protein — protein sequence MVVIPPGVPEAFISMYLPAIYAGLIVGFIATMAIAMKREEIHILILTDLVGLAMIFVVSAVGTDLAEALILPGLVVELAETLAISEILITREMRIIEQDPRRNLSESSSLFPQPFALDMEILTTAPNFIALVLIGYGIFLTGFTGGAIAGGGIVLYALSKKARGLPVFMLDGIAGVSGIAWCLWIIGFLLFFVTPQYWLLSLFLAACGLLLKVASKVGLIGLLMREDIDKE from the coding sequence ATGGTTGTGATACCTCCTGGTGTTCCTGAGGCATTTATTTCAATGTATTTGCCTGCAATTTATGCAGGTTTAATTGTCGGATTTATTGCAACTATGGCAATAGCAATGAAGAGAGAAGAAATCCATATTCTCATCTTAACTGATTTGGTTGGACTTGCCATGATATTTGTTGTATCTGCCGTCGGAACAGATTTGGCTGAAGCATTGATTTTGCCTGGTTTGGTTGTTGAGCTTGCAGAAACGTTAGCCATTTCTGAAATTTTGATTACAAGAGAAATGCGCATTATTGAACAGGATCCAAGAAGAAATCTTTCGGAATCTTCTTCATTATTCCCTCAACCATTTGCATTGGATATGGAAATCTTAACTACTGCTCCAAATTTCATTGCATTGGTGCTAATAGGATATGGTATATTCTTAACCGGATTCACTGGTGGTGCAATAGCCGGTGGGGGAATCGTATTATATGCCTTATCTAAAAAGGCGAGAGGGCTTCCGGTATTTATGTTGGATGGCATTGCTGGAGTTTCCGGAATAGCATGGTGTTTATGGATTATAGGTTTCTTGCTGTTCTTTGTAACACCTCAATATTGGTTATTAAGTTTATTCTTGGCTGCATGTGGATTATTATTAAAAGTAGCTTCAAAAGTAGGTTTGATTGGACTACTTATGAGAGAGGACATTGATAAGGAGTAG
- a CDS encoding DUF1959 family protein translates to MDSDAKLRLMQKRIIKSYAWQRDIIVPLSKEFDCTVDELEDLFFDLLDMDSLENLHGTFESAEDICLYQKLNADLRLCWFSGTLELISQKEAEDLKMKVLNEIKDGKSYEDALKEGRLDLFDILKEKTKY, encoded by the coding sequence ATGGATAGTGATGCTAAATTAAGATTGATGCAAAAAAGAATTATAAAAAGTTATGCTTGGCAAAGAGACATTATAGTTCCACTTTCCAAGGAATTCGATTGTACTGTTGATGAGCTGGAAGATTTATTCTTTGATTTGTTAGATATGGATTCTCTTGAAAATCTGCATGGGACATTTGAATCGGCTGAAGATATTTGTCTATATCAAAAATTAAATGCTGATTTGAGATTATGCTGGTTTAGTGGTACATTAGAGTTAATATCTCAAAAAGAAGCTGAAGATTTAAAAATGAAAGTTTTAAATGAAATTAAAGACGGTAAATCTTATGAAGATGCACTAAAAGAAGGCAGATTGGATTTATTTGACATATTAAAAGAGAAGACTAAATATTAA
- a CDS encoding 4Fe-4S binding protein, protein MSVMIDSYTKTPRPLRYVDVDYVIDQTRCAECSDKPCLESCPIDAIYMDKDDGLIKLKNTCFGCVLCRNACPYDAISLDVHMDSPIKENVPNINTKLCKACGACVQACKNGSIHLVADGKQEPHSEIDKDTCVRCGYCFRVCPTDAIKYGQLLPKTVKGGKAIVVNQKKCIGCMTCTRVCPSMGAINVARTNKLPYINPGYCARCEECMHSCPSTAIRYSSRKKAYKMYSEIKSFDIVSTIIDHDMKQLSLNLISLNKVLEKVARSAALEFNDLQFENFVEYKVNDAMEKELKISLDSHIEVSKFTKLFGSYLMDRNIEVYGNKCIACGDCYNVCPTNAIEVNGPNPIKINDNCVFCGKCVGQCQFGAIGAYDDYFYSKDTDLYYARSYLHGQRLGDFSLSNDKCQACSICVKNCPVGALTLEGDEINFDSEKCIYCRTCEAICPLDVIRIVNFR, encoded by the coding sequence GTGAGTGTTATGATTGATAGTTATACAAAAACACCAAGGCCATTAAGATATGTTGACGTTGATTATGTGATTGACCAGACTAGATGTGCAGAATGCAGCGACAAACCTTGTCTTGAGTCATGTCCAATTGATGCGATTTACATGGATAAGGATGATGGTCTTATTAAATTAAAAAATACCTGTTTTGGTTGTGTATTGTGCCGTAATGCCTGTCCGTATGATGCGATTTCTCTTGATGTGCATATGGATTCTCCTATTAAGGAGAATGTTCCAAACATCAACACTAAATTATGTAAAGCATGTGGTGCTTGTGTTCAAGCCTGTAAAAACGGGTCTATTCACCTTGTAGCTGATGGAAAACAGGAACCTCACAGTGAAATTGATAAGGATACATGTGTCCGCTGCGGATATTGTTTCAGAGTATGTCCTACTGATGCAATTAAATATGGCCAATTGCTTCCTAAGACTGTTAAAGGTGGTAAGGCCATTGTTGTTAATCAGAAAAAATGTATTGGATGCATGACATGCACAAGAGTCTGCCCATCTATGGGTGCAATAAATGTTGCAAGAACAAATAAATTGCCTTATATTAACCCGGGATATTGCGCAAGATGTGAGGAATGTATGCATTCATGTCCCTCTACGGCAATAAGGTATTCTTCACGTAAAAAAGCTTATAAGATGTACAGTGAAATTAAATCGTTTGATATTGTTTCAACCATCATAGACCATGACATGAAACAGCTGTCCCTGAATTTAATTAGTTTGAATAAGGTTTTAGAAAAAGTAGCAAGGTCTGCCGCTTTGGAATTTAATGATTTGCAGTTTGAGAACTTTGTGGAATATAAAGTCAATGATGCTATGGAAAAAGAACTGAAGATTAGTTTGGATTCCCACATTGAAGTGTCTAAGTTCACAAAACTTTTCGGATCTTATTTGATGGACAGGAATATCGAGGTTTACGGAAATAAATGTATTGCATGTGGGGACTGTTACAATGTTTGTCCTACAAATGCAATAGAGGTCAATGGTCCAAACCCAATTAAAATCAATGACAATTGCGTATTCTGCGGAAAATGTGTTGGGCAATGTCAATTTGGTGCTATTGGCGCATATGACGATTATTTCTACAGCAAGGATACTGATTTGTATTATGCAAGATCTTACCTGCACGGCCAAAGATTAGGTGATTTTTCACTTTCAAACGATAAGTGTCAAGCGTGCAGCATTTGTGTTAAAAATTGTCCTGTTGGTGCATTGACACTGGAAGGTGATGAAATCAACTTCGATAGTGAAAAATGCATATACTGTAGAACCTGTGAGGCAATTTGTCCTCTAGATGTGATTAGGATTGTTAATTTTAGGTGA
- a CDS encoding energy-converting hydrogenase subunit EhaL family protein produces MLNYMIYILAFAAGSILGLVYSYKQHGEPFVADTKFNIVAAIIAIVGWVLAFNSGNVILSAIGFALGAFVMGERPGYGRRETALGLIIAIMIYLILKFYSMM; encoded by the coding sequence ATGTTAAATTATATGATTTATATACTTGCATTTGCTGCGGGATCAATTCTTGGTCTTGTATACAGTTACAAACAACATGGCGAACCGTTTGTTGCAGACACCAAGTTCAATATTGTTGCAGCCATTATTGCTATTGTCGGATGGGTTTTAGCATTTAATTCTGGCAATGTTATTTTATCTGCTATCGGTTTTGCTTTAGGTGCTTTTGTAATGGGGGAAAGACCGGGATACGGTAGGAGAGAAACTGCATTAGGTTTAATTATTGCGATAATGATTTATTTGATATTAAAATTTTACAGTATGATGTGA
- a CDS encoding nickel-dependent hydrogenase large subunit — MIVPIGPIHPALKEPIRLKLQTEGERVVKAEIEYGYVHRGIEKIIEGQTWQKGIYLSERVCGICSYEHTQTFAETIEKISDVDVPVRAQFLRVIANELDRIQSHFLANSTFFKSMDHETLFMHVLELREYAMDSIELLTGNRVNMGWNVVGGVRMDADERHFKPILENLDKIEESFDRVRALFAEGPALALRCKGIGVMSKKEAIKGRAVGPIGRASGVKEDYRCGHYTYDDYFDFKVIRRNEGDNYARTMTRFDEIPESISLVRQAIENIPKGEVRTPANLKSGYAVRRNEAPRGEVTYMIETNGNLIKHISIRTPSIGNMDSCAKYMIRDVPTVADAVSTYASCDPCVACAERVAITNEYGKTAIKGFDEVI, encoded by the coding sequence ATGATAGTGCCTATTGGTCCTATTCACCCTGCTTTAAAGGAACCTATTAGACTCAAACTTCAAACTGAGGGAGAAAGGGTTGTTAAAGCAGAAATTGAATACGGTTATGTTCACAGAGGCATCGAAAAGATAATTGAAGGACAGACTTGGCAGAAAGGAATTTATCTTTCTGAACGTGTCTGCGGTATTTGTTCATATGAGCACACTCAAACATTTGCAGAGACTATTGAAAAAATTTCCGATGTAGATGTGCCAGTAAGGGCTCAATTTTTAAGGGTAATTGCTAATGAATTGGACAGAATCCAAAGTCATTTTCTTGCAAATTCTACATTTTTCAAATCAATGGATCATGAGACTTTATTTATGCATGTTTTAGAGTTAAGGGAATATGCGATGGATTCAATTGAACTATTAACTGGAAATAGAGTCAATATGGGATGGAATGTTGTTGGAGGCGTTAGAATGGATGCCGACGAACGTCATTTCAAACCAATTTTGGAAAACCTTGATAAAATTGAGGAAAGTTTCGATAGGGTTAGAGCTTTGTTTGCCGAAGGTCCTGCACTTGCTTTAAGATGTAAAGGAATTGGTGTGATGAGTAAAAAAGAAGCTATTAAAGGACGCGCTGTAGGTCCAATCGGAAGAGCTTCTGGTGTTAAAGAAGATTATAGGTGTGGACATTACACTTATGATGATTACTTTGATTTTAAGGTTATTAGAAGAAATGAAGGAGATAATTATGCAAGGACAATGACCAGATTTGATGAAATCCCCGAATCAATCAGCTTAGTTAGACAAGCTATTGAAAATATCCCGAAAGGGGAAGTACGTACTCCTGCAAATTTAAAATCCGGTTATGCCGTGCGTAGAAATGAGGCTCCTCGAGGTGAAGTAACCTACATGATTGAAACCAACGGTAATTTAATTAAGCATATTTCAATTAGAACTCCAAGTATAGGGAATATGGATTCATGTGCAAAATATATGATTCGAGATGTTCCAACTGTTGCCGATGCGGTATCGACTTATGCATCTTGCGATCCATGCGTTGCATGTGCAGAAAGAGTGGCTATTACAAATGAATATGGAAAAACTGCCATTAAAGGCTTTGACGAGGTAATCTAA
- a CDS encoding respiratory chain complex I subunit 1 family protein yields the protein MNLMANILINVIIAFLAGSLLLGLHRKIMARVQKRPGPPIVQNLIHSLKFFFKETAIPKTVSKVFYIGITFILALIWVVGVIAGPVAKDSLLILFGVYAVYKIVEHNSGSSSGSPYGKLSCVRAVLSAATELPLFAAIVFVYLITGTMNIGEIIAYQSAHGPLIFTIPLAAVMFFMLIITKSPYSPFAITKDKALISGFETEHFGLLRGFMHFSEAIAWYVMLWVFLTIFFGPLNAVGYLIGMIAITFITAFINATTPIFSPNHSVMTQITIGAICFFGTIAMIFTGVVA from the coding sequence ATGAATTTGATGGCAAATATTTTAATTAATGTTATTATTGCATTTCTAGCTGGAAGTTTGCTACTAGGTTTGCATAGAAAAATCATGGCTCGTGTTCAGAAACGTCCAGGGCCACCTATAGTTCAGAATTTGATTCACTCTTTGAAATTTTTCTTTAAAGAAACTGCAATTCCAAAAACTGTTTCAAAGGTATTTTACATTGGCATTACATTTATATTGGCTTTGATTTGGGTTGTTGGTGTTATTGCCGGGCCTGTGGCTAAAGATTCATTATTAATATTATTTGGTGTTTATGCGGTTTATAAAATTGTTGAGCATAACTCAGGATCAAGTTCTGGTTCTCCTTATGGTAAATTAAGCTGTGTAAGGGCTGTTTTATCAGCGGCAACTGAACTTCCGTTATTTGCGGCAATCGTATTTGTTTATTTGATTACTGGAACAATGAACATAGGAGAAATTATTGCTTATCAGTCCGCTCATGGTCCTTTAATATTCACAATTCCGCTTGCGGCCGTAATGTTCTTTATGTTGATTATTACTAAATCCCCTTACTCCCCATTTGCAATTACAAAAGATAAGGCTTTGATTTCCGGATTTGAAACTGAGCACTTTGGATTGTTAAGAGGATTTATGCATTTTTCAGAAGCTATTGCATGGTATGTGATGCTTTGGGTATTCTTAACAATATTCTTCGGTCCATTGAATGCCGTCGGATATTTAATCGGAATGATTGCAATCACATTCATCACTGCATTTATTAATGCTACAACCCCAATATTCTCTCCGAATCATTCAGTAATGACTCAAATTACAATAGGGGCAATTTGCTTCTTTGGAACAATAGCGATGATATTTACAGGAGTGGTAGCATGA